In Anaerostipes hadrus ATCC 29173 = JCM 17467, a single genomic region encodes these proteins:
- a CDS encoding phage tail tube protein translates to MKTFEDNDVINGSWGEVWVDNDYMAQATALEATIKFTKTDVPQTGRLNSGKKVTGIEGSGTLKLNHASSYFKKRILTDIKNGKNTPCTIISNLDDPTVNGNERVKLTNCTFDEVKLVDWEANKLGEESIPFTFTTAEMLDTIDD, encoded by the coding sequence ATGAAGACATTTGAAGATAATGACGTAATCAACGGCTCATGGGGAGAAGTATGGGTCGATAATGATTATATGGCACAAGCAACAGCACTGGAAGCAACAATCAAATTTACAAAAACAGACGTACCGCAGACAGGAAGATTGAATTCAGGAAAAAAAGTAACAGGTATCGAAGGAAGCGGAACGCTGAAATTAAATCACGCTTCATCTTATTTCAAAAAAAGAATTCTGACAGATATCAAAAATGGAAAAAACACACCATGCACGATTATTTCGAACTTAGATGATCCGACAGTGAATGGAAATGAGCGAGTTAAATTGACGAATTGTACGTTCGACGAAGTGAAACTTGTTGACTGGGAAGCAAACAAGTTAGGAGAAGAAAGTATTCCATTTACATTTACAACAGCCGAAATGCTGGATACAATCGACGATTAG
- a CDS encoding phage tail sheath subtilisin-like domain-containing protein — protein sequence MGMPSINIIFRELAKTFEQRNDNGIVALVLANNSGMNPKEYRPGDDLDASIAKDAKIQIQFAMEGGREKPQKVICFFGQSEYADLDTILDELDNVKFDYLTFGSALQEDQKAKVTKWIKEKRESGKKVKAVLANTTANDEGIINYTTESVTISGEEYDADKFCSRIAGILAGTPLTMSCTYTVLEDAESCTKLSKKEMDEKIDAGEFIVFRDGDYIRVARGINSLTTVSDTKTDDFKKIKMIDVMDHVSTDLTDTIKNNWLGQYPNNYDNKCLLLANCQEYLDGLVSRTILSSASIEIDIEGNKKYLESKNEDTVNMTEDQIKKALTGENVFLSSQMGILDAMENFNIDIVV from the coding sequence ATGGGAATGCCAAGCATTAACATTATATTCAGAGAACTTGCAAAGACATTTGAACAGAGAAATGACAACGGAATTGTTGCTTTAGTCCTTGCAAATAATTCTGGAATGAATCCGAAAGAATACAGACCGGGAGATGATCTGGATGCTTCGATTGCAAAAGATGCAAAAATACAAATCCAGTTTGCAATGGAAGGTGGAAGAGAAAAGCCGCAGAAAGTAATCTGCTTTTTTGGACAGTCTGAATATGCAGATCTTGATACGATCCTGGATGAACTAGACAATGTAAAATTCGATTATCTTACATTCGGATCAGCATTACAGGAAGATCAGAAAGCAAAAGTAACGAAATGGATCAAAGAAAAAAGAGAATCAGGAAAGAAAGTAAAGGCAGTTCTTGCAAATACAACAGCGAACGATGAAGGAATTATCAACTACACGACTGAAAGTGTGACGATTAGTGGAGAAGAATATGATGCTGACAAGTTTTGCTCAAGGATTGCAGGAATCCTTGCAGGAACACCGCTTACAATGAGCTGCACGTACACAGTTCTGGAAGATGCAGAAAGCTGTACAAAATTATCCAAAAAAGAAATGGATGAAAAGATTGATGCAGGGGAGTTTATTGTGTTTAGGGATGGTGATTACATCCGTGTTGCAAGGGGCATCAATTCATTAACAACTGTATCAGATACAAAAACAGATGATTTTAAAAAAATAAAGATGATTGATGTGATGGATCACGTTTCGACCGATCTTACAGATACGATCAAAAACAACTGGTTAGGGCAGTATCCGAATAATTATGACAACAAATGCTTACTATTAGCGAATTGCCAAGAATATTTGGATGGACTTGTATCAAGAACAATTTTATCAAGTGCGTCAATCGAAATTGACATCGAAGGAAACAAGAAATACCTAGAGAGCAAAAACGAAGACACTGTGAACATGACAGAAGATCAGATCAAAAAAGCACTTACCGGGGAAAATGTTTTCTTAAGTTCACAGATGGGAATTCTTGACGCAATGGAAAACTTTAATATAGACATTGTAGTTTAG
- a CDS encoding phage tail terminator family protein, whose protein sequence is MITIDDMKKAVVAALNENFDYPCYEFGVVEQMEYPCFFVRITENGELYTKNRYQQRYAVEIVLMHERGEYGQEIKVLKDIEKIKQIFLFAMQTEKKKVPIMNFGMEYTGERGNVPRITFDSEFLDDLYKPSDAPLMKELEMKEDLNNGNAKH, encoded by the coding sequence ATGATCACGATTGATGACATGAAAAAAGCGGTCGTAGCCGCATTAAATGAGAACTTTGATTATCCATGTTACGAATTTGGAGTCGTAGAACAAATGGAATATCCGTGTTTCTTTGTACGAATCACGGAAAATGGAGAGCTATACACGAAAAACAGGTATCAACAGCGTTACGCTGTAGAAATTGTTCTTATGCATGAAAGAGGCGAGTATGGACAGGAAATCAAAGTATTGAAAGATATTGAAAAAATAAAGCAAATCTTTTTATTTGCGATGCAGACGGAAAAGAAAAAGGTTCCGATCATGAATTTTGGAATGGAATACACCGGAGAACGTGGAAATGTTCCACGGATCACATTTGATTCAGAATTCCTGGACGACTTATACAAGCCATCGGATGCACCGCTAATGAAAGAATTAGAAATGAAGGAGGACCTAAACAATGGGAATGCCAAGCATTAA
- a CDS encoding HK97 gp10 family phage protein, with amino-acid sequence MSDEIDFEFDTATFDELRESLEKVAKRYPDYAEKELKKEGREFSKAVRKEALSATDKHTGNLTKGFRLGPVKHINGVILEEFMAEGRKNPHWHLVENGHEIITPFKKNGKKLKNGGKCVGFVPGKRIVSAVLKNWGGKHEERLRRVLQRVKDDAGL; translated from the coding sequence ATGTCAGATGAAATTGATTTTGAATTCGACACTGCTACGTTCGATGAATTACGAGAGAGTCTGGAGAAAGTAGCAAAGAGGTATCCGGATTATGCAGAAAAAGAACTAAAAAAAGAAGGAAGAGAATTCAGCAAGGCTGTAAGAAAAGAAGCTTTATCCGCTACAGATAAACACACAGGAAATCTTACAAAAGGATTCCGACTAGGACCAGTAAAGCATATCAATGGTGTAATCCTGGAAGAATTTATGGCAGAGGGAAGAAAAAATCCGCACTGGCATCTGGTTGAAAATGGTCATGAGATCATAACGCCATTTAAAAAGAATGGGAAAAAACTCAAAAATGGTGGTAAATGTGTTGGCTTTGTCCCAGGAAAAAGAATTGTATCAGCAGTTCTGAAAAACTGGGGCGGAAAGCACGAAGAACGACTAAGAAGAGTCTTACAAAGAGTAAAGGATGATGCAGGACTATGA
- a CDS encoding phage head closure protein, whose amino-acid sequence MINIGDMNKKIEIYGFGWDKDELGQKIRKEKLIARVWAKVRLIRSSESIKLLKNEATEEMQFTIRYRKGIDKNMKIRYKDQMYGIDSVENENEADRFLILHAEAVEDENKSENNICRYI is encoded by the coding sequence ATGATTAACATCGGAGACATGAATAAAAAAATAGAGATCTATGGTTTTGGATGGGATAAGGATGAACTTGGACAAAAAATCAGAAAAGAAAAGTTAATTGCCAGAGTATGGGCAAAAGTTCGCCTGATCCGATCTTCCGAATCAATCAAGCTTCTGAAAAACGAAGCAACGGAAGAAATGCAATTTACGATCAGATATCGAAAAGGAATTGATAAAAACATGAAAATTCGATACAAGGATCAAATGTATGGAATTGATTCGGTAGAAAATGAAAACGAAGCGGATAGATTTCTGATACTGCATGCGGAGGCTGTAGAAGATGAAAATAAGAGCGAAAACAACATTTGTAGGTACATTTAA
- a CDS encoding head-tail connector protein, whose protein sequence is MDADVRSQLLEEASEYLKVEEDDVVFNLAFDAACETVAAAVGKFDENSARMKLALFLIMQQLYDNRSILETKNNEKISCIARTILLQLQLENYSEDEDD, encoded by the coding sequence ATGGATGCTGATGTACGTTCACAGCTTCTTGAAGAAGCAAGCGAGTATCTGAAAGTTGAAGAAGATGATGTAGTATTCAATCTTGCGTTCGATGCAGCATGTGAAACAGTGGCGGCAGCAGTTGGAAAGTTTGATGAAAACAGTGCAAGGATGAAACTTGCACTGTTTTTGATCATGCAGCAATTGTATGATAACCGATCTATCCTGGAAACAAAGAATAACGAGAAAATTTCGTGTATTGCAAGAACGATCTTATTGCAGTTACAATTGGAAAATTATTCGGAGGATGAAGATGATTAA
- a CDS encoding phage major capsid protein, whose translation MDKREIAAKITQKKEEIKNLISQDKLEDAKNARKEMQELQEKYDLLDEMEKEEGDSVKNQAAAGKVNEIKGKKNVVSALVNALRAGFKKKPVAKEDMEVLDAMKEGSDEDGGLTVPADISTTIRTLRRSEDALETIVRTERTTKVKGSRVYEVNADSVPFDTVDEESQFPDVATPVLKKVEYVIKKFGGILKATYELLEDSDENIISYLENWIARKVKATRNALIIKKLDEMTDGFEIEATSVDDLKNIFNVELDPALVAGSKVLTNQSGFNWLDKLKDKEGNYILQKDVTNPSKRLLFGTYPVAVMSNKTIKNGATGKVPIYCGNFEEAITLFDREKLTIGISTEAGDLWSKDQTGIKVRERLDCQIVDDMAVYKAEIPADQISEPTKKYRRSELEAMTVDEIKQLATTKSYTITKTKKDEIIEEFITAQKG comes from the coding sequence ATGGATAAGAGAGAAATTGCAGCAAAAATTACACAGAAGAAAGAAGAGATCAAGAATCTGATCTCCCAGGATAAGTTAGAAGATGCAAAGAATGCAAGAAAAGAAATGCAGGAGCTTCAGGAGAAGTATGATCTTCTTGATGAAATGGAAAAAGAAGAAGGAGATAGTGTAAAGAACCAGGCAGCAGCAGGAAAAGTAAACGAAATCAAAGGAAAGAAAAACGTAGTATCTGCACTTGTAAATGCATTAAGAGCTGGGTTTAAAAAGAAACCAGTTGCAAAGGAAGATATGGAAGTGCTGGATGCTATGAAAGAGGGATCTGACGAAGATGGAGGCTTAACAGTACCAGCGGATATCTCTACAACGATTAGAACACTAAGACGTTCCGAAGATGCCTTAGAAACGATCGTAAGGACAGAACGCACAACAAAGGTAAAAGGCAGCAGAGTGTACGAAGTGAATGCAGATTCAGTTCCATTCGATACAGTAGACGAAGAAAGCCAGTTTCCTGATGTTGCAACTCCAGTTTTAAAGAAAGTTGAGTATGTGATAAAAAAATTCGGTGGAATCTTAAAAGCTACATATGAACTGCTGGAGGATTCCGACGAAAATATTATTTCTTACCTGGAAAACTGGATTGCAAGAAAAGTAAAAGCAACAAGAAATGCACTAATCATTAAAAAATTGGATGAAATGACGGATGGTTTTGAAATTGAAGCAACATCTGTCGATGATCTGAAAAACATCTTTAACGTCGAATTAGATCCGGCATTAGTCGCAGGATCGAAAGTGTTAACAAACCAGAGTGGTTTTAACTGGTTAGACAAATTAAAAGACAAAGAAGGAAATTACATCTTACAGAAAGATGTAACAAATCCGTCCAAAAGATTATTATTCGGCACATATCCGGTTGCAGTTATGTCTAATAAGACGATCAAAAATGGAGCTACTGGAAAGGTGCCGATTTATTGCGGAAACTTTGAAGAAGCGATCACACTGTTTGACAGAGAAAAGCTTACAATCGGAATTTCTACAGAAGCAGGAGATTTATGGAGTAAAGACCAGACTGGAATTAAAGTACGTGAACGATTAGACTGCCAGATCGTCGATGATATGGCGGTATATAAAGCAGAAATTCCGGCAGATCAGATCTCAGAACCAACAAAAAAATACAGAAGATCAGAACTGGAAGCAATGACTGTAGACGAAATTAAACAGCTTGCAACAACTAAGAGCTACACAATTACAAAGACAAAGAAAGATGAGATCATTGAAGAGTTTATCACAGCTCAGAAAGGATGA
- a CDS encoding head maturation protease, ClpP-related, whose protein sequence is MKELKFYNKDRDGNTKVCGSMTIKNQTDSSADLFFYGDIVSETWQSEWYEDDMAPGDVKKFLDQLDGTENINIHINSGGGSVFGGIAIYNMLRRNNAHKTVYVDGLAASIASVIMMAGDEIVMPKNATVMIHKPSASYFFTTKNADDLRKDAESLDTCQEAIMQTYMTKAKVDKEEIEQKVNDETWLTGEEAAELFDIKVEEANDAVACAGSSMFFCYKNVPTSLTAQGKNAKKKDEQRPLSRQDIKEIFNESFSEYQAREKEKKELLESLNKYGERKQNG, encoded by the coding sequence TTGAAAGAACTAAAATTTTATAACAAAGATCGTGACGGAAACACAAAAGTTTGTGGATCTATGACGATTAAGAACCAGACAGATTCCTCAGCGGATCTGTTTTTTTATGGGGATATTGTAAGCGAAACATGGCAGAGCGAATGGTATGAAGACGATATGGCACCGGGAGATGTAAAAAAATTCCTTGATCAGTTGGACGGAACTGAAAACATTAACATCCATATCAATTCTGGCGGTGGTTCCGTGTTTGGCGGTATTGCAATCTACAACATGCTACGCCGCAACAATGCACACAAGACAGTGTATGTTGATGGATTAGCAGCAAGCATCGCATCCGTCATTATGATGGCAGGAGATGAGATCGTAATGCCTAAAAATGCAACAGTTATGATCCATAAGCCATCGGCAAGCTATTTTTTTACAACAAAAAATGCGGATGATCTGCGAAAGGATGCAGAATCTCTGGATACTTGCCAGGAAGCGATAATGCAGACATACATGACAAAAGCCAAGGTAGACAAAGAAGAAATTGAACAAAAAGTAAATGATGAAACATGGTTAACCGGAGAAGAGGCAGCAGAGTTATTTGACATAAAAGTCGAAGAAGCAAACGATGCAGTCGCATGTGCCGGAAGCTCCATGTTTTTTTGTTACAAAAATGTCCCAACAAGCCTGACTGCGCAGGGTAAAAATGCCAAGAAAAAGGATGAGCAGAGGCCTTTAAGCAGACAGGATATAAAAGAAATTTTCAACGAATCTTTTAGCGAGTACCAGGCAAGGGAAAAAGAGAAAAAAGAACTATTAGAAAGCTTAAACAAGTATGGAGAAAGGAAACAGAATGGATAA
- a CDS encoding phage portal protein: MGIAANIINKITNWFRGSPTKGMSEEDFAEWLGIGYRNKSELREVTYYTCMKILSETMGKLPIKVYEWQGSKGKVRADPDDTSKLLNERPNPHMTPSIFFATVENNRNHYGNGYVWIQRRISRNGSENVGLWIMQSNCVTPIYDNKGIFAGEGKIYYQYTDPLDGEMYVFPEMDVLHFKTSMTLDGLTGIPVRDMLGDVVEGASQSQQYMSNLYKGGMTASMALQYSGEIDESRIKLLQKKYDKYLSGPKNAGKIVPVPAGMQLQPLNYKLTDAQFFELKKYTALQIAGAFGVKPNQINDYEKSSYANSEMQQLSFLVDTMLFPLKQYEEELTYKLYIGTDKSCKFNEKAILRTDSKTQMEILAQGVQNGMRKVNEARELLDLPRDPDGDVLLMNGNFIPVKMAGEQYKKGETSA, from the coding sequence ATGGGAATAGCAGCAAACATTATAAATAAAATAACAAATTGGTTTAGAGGATCTCCAACAAAGGGAATGTCAGAAGAGGACTTTGCAGAATGGCTTGGAATTGGATACAGAAATAAGAGTGAATTGCGAGAGGTAACTTACTACACTTGCATGAAAATCTTATCGGAAACAATGGGGAAACTGCCAATTAAGGTTTATGAATGGCAAGGGAGCAAAGGAAAGGTTAGAGCAGATCCGGACGATACATCCAAACTACTAAATGAAAGACCGAATCCACATATGACACCATCTATATTCTTTGCAACAGTTGAGAACAATAGAAATCATTATGGGAATGGATATGTATGGATTCAACGAAGAATTTCCAGGAATGGAAGCGAAAACGTAGGCCTTTGGATTATGCAGTCAAATTGCGTGACACCGATCTATGATAACAAGGGAATATTTGCTGGAGAAGGCAAGATCTATTATCAATATACAGATCCGCTGGATGGAGAAATGTATGTATTTCCAGAAATGGATGTGCTGCACTTTAAAACGTCAATGACGTTAGATGGATTAACAGGAATCCCGGTACGAGATATGCTTGGAGATGTGGTAGAAGGGGCATCACAGAGCCAACAGTACATGTCGAATCTGTACAAAGGCGGAATGACTGCATCGATGGCACTACAGTATTCTGGAGAAATTGATGAATCAAGGATCAAATTATTGCAAAAGAAGTATGATAAGTATCTTTCAGGCCCGAAGAATGCCGGAAAGATTGTGCCAGTACCAGCAGGTATGCAGCTACAGCCATTAAATTACAAGCTGACAGATGCACAGTTCTTTGAACTGAAGAAATATACAGCGTTGCAAATTGCAGGAGCGTTCGGAGTCAAGCCGAATCAGATCAATGATTATGAAAAGTCGTCCTATGCAAACAGCGAAATGCAGCAGCTGTCATTCTTAGTTGATACTATGTTATTCCCTCTGAAACAGTACGAAGAGGAATTAACGTACAAATTGTACATAGGAACAGATAAAAGCTGTAAATTCAACGAAAAAGCGATCCTGAGGACAGACTCCAAGACACAGATGGAAATACTTGCTCAGGGAGTTCAAAACGGAATGCGTAAGGTAAATGAAGCACGAGAACTGTTAGATCTTCCAAGAGATCCGGATGGAGACGTGCTTCTTATGAATGGAAACTTTATTCCGGTCAAAATGGCAGGAGAACAATATAAGAAAGGAGAAACGAGTGCTTGA
- a CDS encoding terminase large subunit — MTVKNRLIRYATDCISGNIISCKKHKQACSRFLRDVKREESGEASFYWDDQEAQKIIKWFSLLRHSKGVLAGKPIKLTEWQQFHLCQLYGWRRKEDGYKRFKKSFIEVARKNAKSQEEAGVALYEISVQATKNKEVYEYYTAGVKRDQSKIVFEEAKLMLNGSPLRKKFKLTNNAITHVKTGSYIKALSKEDGKTGDGTNPAGLIVDEYHQHKTTEFLDLGLGSNTKESLLMIITTAGMDLTYPCYTQEYDYCSKVLDSNIDVENDTYLIDIMEIDQGDDIGDEENWKKANPIRMSYPAGREKIRGDYEIAKVIPEKMIAFLTKMLNMWVQQKENGYMNMEKWKKCEVKKLPIDIKGKPVYVGFDMSSKIDLTSVAFVIPYRNGKLDQTGREITEYIVLSHSFIPNQEKLMERVFRDKVPYDAWERQGFITITNSEIVDQNVVMDYVLNFCKENELDIQTLCFDPANASKIMIDLSNEGYIVEEVYQSHKSLNEATEGFREEVYMGTVCYLYNPVLNYSMSNAVIKKNNGLIKIDKDATSKKIDPVDATLCGYKLARYHEFNNIRQEALDEFLANEW; from the coding sequence ATGACAGTAAAAAACAGGCTGATCAGGTATGCAACCGACTGCATTAGCGGAAATATAATCTCTTGCAAGAAGCATAAACAGGCATGCAGCAGATTCTTGAGAGATGTGAAAAGGGAAGAAAGTGGGGAAGCCTCTTTTTACTGGGACGACCAGGAAGCACAAAAAATTATCAAATGGTTTAGCTTACTGCGACATTCAAAAGGAGTCCTAGCAGGAAAGCCGATCAAGCTGACAGAATGGCAGCAGTTTCATTTGTGCCAATTGTATGGTTGGAGAAGAAAAGAGGATGGGTATAAGCGGTTTAAGAAAAGTTTTATAGAGGTTGCACGAAAAAACGCAAAGAGCCAGGAAGAAGCAGGCGTTGCATTGTATGAGATTTCTGTGCAGGCAACAAAAAATAAAGAAGTTTATGAATACTATACAGCAGGTGTGAAACGAGATCAGTCTAAGATCGTATTTGAAGAAGCAAAACTGATGCTGAACGGATCGCCATTGAGAAAGAAGTTTAAACTTACAAATAATGCGATCACACATGTAAAAACAGGAAGCTATATAAAAGCATTGTCAAAAGAAGATGGAAAAACTGGAGACGGAACGAACCCAGCCGGGCTGATTGTAGACGAGTACCACCAGCACAAAACAACAGAGTTTCTTGACCTTGGACTTGGATCGAATACAAAAGAATCTTTGTTGATGATCATCACAACAGCTGGAATGGATCTGACGTATCCTTGCTATACACAGGAATACGATTACTGCAGCAAGGTGTTAGATTCTAATATTGATGTTGAAAATGATACATATCTGATTGACATCATGGAAATTGACCAGGGAGATGATATTGGAGATGAAGAAAACTGGAAGAAAGCGAATCCAATCAGAATGTCATATCCGGCCGGGCGAGAAAAAATCCGTGGAGATTACGAGATCGCAAAGGTAATTCCAGAAAAAATGATAGCCTTTTTAACAAAAATGCTGAACATGTGGGTACAGCAGAAGGAAAATGGCTACATGAATATGGAAAAATGGAAGAAATGTGAAGTGAAAAAACTTCCGATCGACATCAAAGGGAAGCCAGTTTATGTTGGCTTCGATATGTCTTCCAAAATTGATTTAACGTCAGTAGCGTTTGTGATTCCGTATAGAAATGGGAAACTGGACCAGACAGGAAGAGAAATCACAGAATACATTGTATTATCTCATTCGTTTATTCCAAACCAAGAAAAACTAATGGAAAGAGTATTCAGGGATAAAGTTCCATATGATGCATGGGAGAGACAAGGATTCATAACAATAACAAATAGCGAAATCGTGGACCAAAACGTAGTAATGGATTACGTTCTTAATTTTTGCAAAGAAAATGAACTGGATATCCAGACATTATGCTTTGATCCGGCAAATGCAAGTAAGATCATGATTGATTTATCGAATGAAGGCTATATTGTTGAAGAAGTTTATCAGAGCCACAAATCCTTGAATGAAGCAACAGAGGGATTCAGGGAAGAAGTGTACATGGGAACTGTATGCTATTTGTATAATCCGGTTTTGAATTACTCAATGAGTAATGCGGTGATTAAAAAAAATAATGGACTGATCAAGATCGATAAGGATGCAACATCCAAGAAGATTGATCCAGTAGATGCGACGCTGTGTGGCTATAAATTAGCAAGGTATCACGAATTTAACAATATCAGACAAGAAGCGTTAGATGAATTTTTAGCAAATGAATGGTAG
- a CDS encoding phage terminase small subunit P27 family, with the protein MPRKRKPLATQKGNLTVAQQEDKKLEERLVLTGKETLAKPPTWLIDARAKNEFKRLVKEFEKMEIDVIGNLDVNNLGCYCNAFSYYISVTKQLKKENKVIKKPTQNGEILVKNPLCDLQKMYSEEMRKFASMCGLTIDSRLKAATIAREGIDNEINDEFGDI; encoded by the coding sequence ATGCCACGCAAACGAAAACCACTTGCAACACAAAAAGGGAATCTGACAGTTGCACAACAGGAAGACAAAAAACTGGAAGAACGACTTGTGCTCACAGGCAAGGAAACCCTAGCAAAACCGCCAACTTGGCTCATTGATGCCAGGGCTAAAAATGAATTTAAAAGACTTGTAAAAGAGTTCGAAAAAATGGAAATTGATGTGATCGGTAACCTGGATGTGAACAACCTGGGGTGCTATTGTAATGCGTTTTCTTACTATATTTCAGTTACAAAACAGCTCAAAAAAGAGAATAAAGTGATTAAAAAACCGACTCAAAATGGCGAAATTTTGGTTAAAAATCCACTGTGTGATCTGCAAAAAATGTATTCAGAGGAGATGAGGAAGTTCGCATCGATGTGTGGACTCACGATAGATTCGAGACTGAAAGCGGCAACGATTGCGAGAGAAGGCATTGATAACGAGATCAATGATGAATTCGGTGACATATGA
- a CDS encoding N-6 DNA methylase has product MEDRKSLLEIFGVKESYKLSDKILEYLLSDQAADKIQEVKDEGYTEIRDIFQEEQGDRKNLKQDFTPDCICQIVAEIMKDGDNIDMCSGTGALSKWANKTRGIKINEYEYSERTIPFALLDACVNGMTGMISRADCLRSQIFESYALEQCGEISIPRQVERQNPDQYKNIIMNPPYSMKFPDTDDYEILGWKIPKSKADFGFILRGVQHLKEDGRQIAVLPHGILFRGAQEGKIRRWLIENHMISAVIGVPDKLFLNTSIPVFLLVIEHNSKDVLFIDASKEFIKKAAQNDMEEKHIEKVVNTFLNRKEVEKYSYIASYEEIEENDFNLNIPRYVDTFEEEPLPDVRQILKDLKQIDEEETKIKADLYSMLNDLTESKEDMEVVEMHKNILKPKKPAKEVIGQLSFEGLL; this is encoded by the coding sequence ATGGAAGATAGAAAAAGTCTGTTAGAGATATTTGGAGTAAAAGAAAGCTATAAACTGTCGGATAAAATATTGGAATATCTGCTATCTGATCAGGCAGCAGATAAGATACAAGAAGTTAAAGATGAAGGATATACAGAAATTCGGGACATCTTCCAGGAAGAGCAAGGAGATAGAAAAAATCTTAAACAGGATTTCACACCAGATTGCATATGCCAGATTGTAGCCGAAATTATGAAAGATGGAGACAATATTGACATGTGTTCAGGCACAGGAGCATTGAGTAAATGGGCGAATAAAACAAGAGGAATAAAAATCAACGAATACGAATATTCGGAAAGAACAATTCCGTTTGCGTTATTGGATGCATGTGTAAATGGAATGACCGGAATGATTAGTAGAGCTGATTGCTTAAGATCACAGATATTTGAAAGCTATGCGCTTGAACAGTGCGGAGAAATATCAATACCAAGACAGGTAGAAAGACAGAATCCAGATCAATATAAAAACATTATTATGAATCCGCCATATTCAATGAAGTTTCCGGATACAGACGATTATGAAATATTAGGCTGGAAGATTCCAAAGAGCAAAGCAGATTTTGGCTTTATATTAAGAGGTGTGCAACATCTAAAGGAAGATGGAAGGCAGATTGCAGTGCTGCCACATGGAATATTATTTAGAGGAGCACAGGAAGGAAAGATAAGAAGATGGTTAATTGAAAACCATATGATCAGCGCAGTGATCGGAGTTCCTGATAAATTGTTCTTGAATACTTCGATTCCAGTTTTTTTGCTAGTGATTGAACATAATTCAAAAGATGTGCTTTTTATAGACGCATCAAAAGAATTTATAAAGAAAGCAGCACAAAACGATATGGAAGAAAAACATATCGAAAAAGTAGTGAATACATTTTTAAACAGGAAAGAGGTTGAAAAATATTCATACATTGCAAGCTATGAAGAGATTGAAGAGAATGATTTTAACCTAAATATCCCAAGATATGTAGACACATTTGAAGAAGAACCACTTCCGGATGTTAGACAGATTTTGAAAGATCTGAAACAAATAGATGAAGAAGAAACAAAAATAAAAGCCGATCTGTATAGCATGTTGAATGATTTGACAGAAAGTAAGGAAGATATGGAAGTTGTAGAGATGCATAAAAACATATTAAAACCAAAGAAACCAGCAAAAGAAGTAATTGGACAGTTATCATTTGAGGGATTGTTATGA